One genomic segment of Gossypium arboreum isolate Shixiya-1 chromosome 3, ASM2569848v2, whole genome shotgun sequence includes these proteins:
- the LOC128290604 gene encoding uncharacterized protein LOC128290604, whose translation MERSRYVQFNRHCLRRKRLCCLSIPKAPFINHLLGGATKSFSDIVISGEMIENAIRCGKIEAGESIKKSVPRKRENEVNNVSRSYATLITVNQPRIENASQQASSKQESDTKRNTEKLQFTSIPVLYKELYQTLFNAHVVSPVYLKPIQPPYPKWYNENVQCEYHAGITGHAIENCTAFKRLVEKLLEMGIIKFDESSSGENPLPNHADNGVNAVIENTGKRFRMTVAEVRTPLREVWKEIMKRGLIKQSSGNRSQKMGNYCEFHDEKDHEIQECNEFRALIQELMDNKELEFFKYVEERDVCTSEGGSLGKDCEINRPKVIISQPKINEVGLKMAPRIVIQKPVAFPYKDSKRVPWSYNCNVTISGGKNQVNTQGEAQDVGFYTKADLVKGKSLLKQGDELPVKEPIAENEAKKFLKFLKHSEYSVVEQLHKQPARISVLTLLLSLKIHRNALMKVLNETYVANDITVNKLDRLINNISADNFISFNDDEIPSGGRGSTKALHITTRCKGYTVPGVLIDNGSALNVLPLSTLNRLPIDNSHMKMCQNMVRAFDGTERKVMGRIGVPLLIGPNTYEVDFLVMDIKPSYNCLLGRPWIHAAGAVPSSLHQKLKLIMEGRLITINAEEDIIASVTSDAPYIEKDDEALECSFRSLEFVNATFIMEGSKILIPKVSSATKMGLQLMVRSGALPGRGLRKYLHGWVEVPVLTDKQDCFGLGYKPDAKQKRKEAEKRQER comes from the coding sequence atggagagaagtCGCTATGTGCAGTTCAACCGCCACTGCTTGAGAAGGAAACGACTATGTTGTTTATCAATACCGAAAGCACCTTTCATCAATCACTTGCTAGGAGGCGCAACCAAGAGTTTTTCGGATATAGTAATATCCGGtgagatgatagaaaatgcaatAAGGTGTGGAAAGATAGAAGCGGGGGAGAGCATCAAGAAGTCAGTCCCACGAAAGAGAGAAAATGAAGTAAACAATGTAAGTAGGAGTTATGCAACACTGATCACTGTGAATCAACCGAGAATAGAAAACGCGAGTCAGCAAGCCTCATCAAAGCAAGAGTCTGATACAAAGCGGAATACAGAAAAACTCCAGTTTACATCCATTCCAGTGTTGTACAAGGAGTTATATCAAACTTTATTTAATGCACATGTTGTATCACCGGTTTATCTGAAACCGATACAACCTCCGTATCCCAAGTGGTACAACGAAAATgtccaatgcgaataccatgcgggaATCACAGGACATGCGATAGAAAATTGCACCGCATTTAAGAGGTTAGTGGAAAAGCTCCTTGAAATGGGCATCATAAAATTTGATGAATCATCTAGCGGGGAAAATCCGTTACCCAATCATGCCGACAATGGGGTAAATGCAGTAATTGAGAATACTGGGAAGAGATTTAGAATGACTGTGGCTGAAGTAAGAACACCATTGAGAGAGGTTTGGAAGGAAATAATGAAGAGAGGGTTAATCAAGCAGAGTTCGGGAAACAGATCCCAGAAAATGGGGAACTATTGTGAGTTCCATGATGAGAAGGATCATGAGATCCAAGAATGTAATGAATTTAGGGCCCTAATACAGGAACTAATGGACAACAAAGAGTTGGAATTCTTTAAATATGTAGAAGAGAGAGATGTATGCACCTCGGAAGGAGGGTCGTTAGGAAAAGACTGTGAGATTAATCGGCCAAAAGTAATTATTTCACAGCCAAAGATTAATGAAGTTGGATTGAAAATGGCACCAAGAATAGTGATACAGAAAcccgttgctttcccttataaggatagcAAGAGGGTACCTTGGAGCTATAATTGTAATGTGACAATCTCGGGAGGGAAGAACCAGGTCAACACGCAAGGAGAAGCCCAGGATGTAGGTTTCTATACTAAAGCCGATTTAGTAAAAGGGAAATCTTTATTGAAGCAAGGGGATGAGCTACCTGTTAAGGAGCCAATAGCTGAGAATGAGGCAAAGAAATTTTTGAAATTCTTAAAACACAGTGAATATAGTGTCGTGGAGCAGCTACACAAACAGCCAGCTCGCATCTCGGTACTGACCTTGCTTTTAAGCTTAAAGATACACCGTAACGCATTAATGAAGGTGTTAAATGAGACCTATGTTGCGAATGACATCACAGTAAACAAACTAGACCGTCTTATCAATAACATAAGCGCAGACAACTTCATCTCATTCAACGACGATGAAATACCATCGGGGGGTAGGGGATCTACTAAGGCCTTACACATCACTACCCGTTGTAAGGGGTATACTGTACCGGGGGTTCTAATTGATAATGGGTCAGCGCTAAATGTTTTACCCTTATCTACATTGAATAGGCTACCAATAGACAACTCTCACATGAAGATGTGTCAGAACATGGTGAGAGCATTTGACGGGACTGAAAGAAAGGTGATGGGAAGGATCGGAGTACCTCTTTTAATTGGTCCGAATACATACGAGGTAGATTTCCTAGTAATGGACATTAAACCCTCCTATAATTGCCTGTTAGGGAGGCCTTGGATTCATGCAGCAGGGGCAGTACCGTCATCAttgcatcaaaagttgaaattgatAATGGAGGGTCGATTGATAACAATAAACGCGGAAGAAGATATTATTGCGTCTGTTACCAGTGATGCACCATACATTGAGAAGGATGATGAGGCATTGGAGTGTTCTTTTCGTTCGTTGGAGTTTGTGAATGCCACTTTTATTATGGAGGGAAGTAAGATCTTGATACCCAAAGTGTCTAGTGCTACGAAAATGGGTTTACAACTGATGGTTAGAAGTGGAGCATTGCCTGGAAGAGGACTCAGAAAGTATCTACATGGATGGGTCGAGGTACCAGTCTTGACTGATAAGCAGGATTGCTTTGGCTTGGGATATAAGCCGGATGCAAAACAAAAAAGGAAGGAAGCAGAGAAGAGACAAGAGAGATGA